The genomic segment AAGAGGATTGCTATAAATTCCTTGACAAATAAATTTTGTATTTGTATACTTGCAGATATATGATATAAAAAAGCACAGATGGGAAAGAGTAACATAGGGAAAACAGACAGAGAGCTGCCGGCAGGTGAGAGGCGCGTGGGGAACTTATGTGAATACCTCCCGGAGCTCTGCACCGAACACCTCAGAGATATTGTAAGGTAAGTAGGCTGCAGCGGAGTGGCATCCGTTAACATGCTTAAGTAACAGAGAGAACCGTTGTTTATCATAACAATGGCATGGTTTGTTACTTATTGAGGCAGAGAATGCGAGTTTTCTGCGAATTTAGGTGGTATCGCGGGACCCGGTTCTCGTCCTAAAGGGACAGGAACCGGGTTGTTTTATTTTATTACGAGGAGGAAACAAACAATGACAGTTTGGGACGAGCTGAAAGCCCGTGGTCTGATTGCCCAGGTAACAGACGAAGAAGAGATCAAAGAAATGGTAAATAATGGAAAAGCCACATTTTACATTGGCTTTGACCCTACCGCAGACAGCCTTCATGTGGGACATTTCATGGCGCTCTGCCTGATGAAACGTCTGCAGATGGCGGGAAATAAACCAATCGCATTATTAGGCGGCGGAACCGGTATGATCGGTGACCCGTCCGGAAGATCTGATATGCGTCAGATGATGACAGTGGAGACCATTCAGCACAACATCGACTGCTTCAAGAAACAGATGGAACGTTTTATCGACTTCTCAGACGGCAAGGCATTAATGGTAAACAATGCAGACTGGCTGATGAATTTAAATTATGTAGAAGTACTTCGTGATGTTGGACCACATTTCTCTGTAAACCGTATGCTCTCTCACGAGTGCTACAAACAGCGTATGGAACGTGGACTTACATTCCTTGAGTTCAACTATATGATCATGCAGAGCTACGACTTCTACATGCTGTATCAGAAATACGGCTGCACCATGCAGTTCGGCGGTGATGACCAGTGGGCAAATATGCTTGGCGGTACAGAGCTGATCCGTCGTAAACTTGGAAAAGACGCTTACGCCATGACGATCACACTTCTTCTGAACTCCGAAGGTAAGAAGATGGGTAAAACACAGTCCGGTGCTGTATGGCTTGACCCGGAGAAGACTTCTCCTTTCGATTTCTATCAGTACTGGAGAAACGTGGATGATGCAGATGTTATCAAATGTATGCGTCTCCTTACCTTCCTTCCGTTAGAAGAAATCGATGAGATGGCGAAATGGGAAGGAAGCCAGTTGAATAAAGCAAAAGAAATCCTTGCATACGAGCTGACAAATCTGGTTCATGGCGAAGAGGAAGCAAAGAAAGCTCAGGAAGGCGCAAGAGCACTTTTTGCAGGCGGCGCTGATACAGCACATATGCCGACAACTGAGCTTGCAGACGAAGACTTCTCAGAAGAAGGAACAATCGACCTGATCTCCATGCTTGTAAAAGCAGGAATGGTTCCAACACGTTCCGAGGGACGTCGTGCCATTGAACAGGGCGGTGTTTCCATTGACGGTGAGAAGATCACAGATGTGAAATACACAGTTGCCAAAGATGCACTTACAGGTGAAGGTGTAGTGCTGAAAAAAGGCAAAAAGAAATTCAATAAAGTTCTGGCAAAATAAAAAATTCATTATAGAAATATCGGCGGATACTGCTGAACCGGTGCCGCCGATTTCAGGAGGAAAAGATTATGAAGAAATACGGAGTAAACGAACTTCGTCAGATGTTCCTGGACTTCATGGAAAGCAAAGGACATCTGGTAATGAAAAGCTTTTCCCTGGTACCACAGGGAGATAAGAGTCTTCTGCTGATCAACGCAGGTATGGCTCCGCTGAAACCATATTTTACAGGTGCTGAAATCCCGCCGAGAACAAGAGTAAGTAC from the Blautia wexlerae DSM 19850 genome contains:
- the tyrS gene encoding tyrosine--tRNA ligase; the protein is MTVWDELKARGLIAQVTDEEEIKEMVNNGKATFYIGFDPTADSLHVGHFMALCLMKRLQMAGNKPIALLGGGTGMIGDPSGRSDMRQMMTVETIQHNIDCFKKQMERFIDFSDGKALMVNNADWLMNLNYVEVLRDVGPHFSVNRMLSHECYKQRMERGLTFLEFNYMIMQSYDFYMLYQKYGCTMQFGGDDQWANMLGGTELIRRKLGKDAYAMTITLLLNSEGKKMGKTQSGAVWLDPEKTSPFDFYQYWRNVDDADVIKCMRLLTFLPLEEIDEMAKWEGSQLNKAKEILAYELTNLVHGEEEAKKAQEGARALFAGGADTAHMPTTELADEDFSEEGTIDLISMLVKAGMVPTRSEGRRAIEQGGVSIDGEKITDVKYTVAKDALTGEGVVLKKGKKKFNKVLAK